Proteins encoded within one genomic window of Argiope bruennichi chromosome 7, qqArgBrue1.1, whole genome shotgun sequence:
- the LOC129975265 gene encoding syntaxin-17-like yields MILRMDQNENESEKVKELPKLSFKRLQWPLSQIVNTAIPLHVQLLNEHSKNIETLKNKNQPLQLRQEQSNACKTLQLLKDDLYQIEQLNLQVQDKDQEVFEKTIRKSLKDAVDAISEFMVSHSDVLGPLLDLDNDLSQESAEFPKLVCGTVTDSDIVDESKECIVENCPIDSQLVVHDHPASRNWSFLRKQLLEVHSLIHQFASLVFRQQDSIDNVQSNIVETHENVRIGTSYLKKASLLKAATFPIAGAVVGGILLGPVGALAGFKLLGSVACMAGGSAIGYGAGLGLKKKSQDICDSIELKPLKYESKSISNSSPDLYTDVVAKQES; encoded by the coding sequence ATGATACTTAGGATGgaccaaaatgaaaatgaatctgAGAAAGTGAAGGAACTTCCCAAACTGTCTTTTAAAAGACTTCAGTGGCCACTTAGCCAGATAGTTAATACAGCAATACCATTGCATGTACAACTTCTGAATGAACACAGCAAAAATATAGAGACtctcaaaaacaaaaatcaacCACTTCAGCTACGCCAAGAACAATCAAATGCATGTAAAACTCTTCAGTTGTTGAAAGATGATTTGTACCAAATTGAGCAGCTAAATTTACAGGTCCAAGACAAAGATCAGgaagtatttgaaaaaacaattcgAAAATCTTTAAAAGATGCTGTTGATGCGATTTCTGAATTTATGGTATCTCATTCTGATGTCCTTGGTCCACTTTTAGACCTGGATAATGATTTATCACAAGAATCTGCTGAATTTCCAAAATTGGTGTGTGGTACAGTTACTGACTCAGATATTGTTGATGAATCTAAAGAATGTATAGTAGAAAACTGTCCCATTGATTCACAGCTTGTTGTGCATGATCACCCTGCATCACGCAATTGGTCATTTCTACGAAAACAGTTACTTGAAGTTCATTCTTTAATACACCAATTTGCATCTCTAGTTTTTCGCCAACAGGATAGTATTGACAACGTACAATCCAATATTGTTGAAACTCATGAAAATGTACGTATTGGGACATCTTATCTAAAGAAAGCCAGTCTTTTAAAAGCAGCTACCTTTCCTATTGCTGGTGCTGTTGTTGGTGGAATACTATTGGGTCCAGTTGGAGCTTTAGCTGGATTTAAATTACTAGGAAGTGTTGCTTGTATGGCTGGAGGATCAGCAATTGGCTATGGTGCTGGTTTGGGATTAAAGAAGAAAAGCCAAGATATATGCGACAGCATTGAATTAAAACCTTTGAAGTATGAATCTAAatccatttcaaattcttctcCTGATCTGTACACAGATGTTGTAGCAAAACAGGAAAGTTGA